From the genome of Papaver somniferum cultivar HN1 unplaced genomic scaffold, ASM357369v1 unplaced-scaffold_21, whole genome shotgun sequence:
AGGTTTTTAATGGTCTTCTTTTCATTCTTGTGTGACTGTAATTGACTCAATTGATATTCACATTTGAGGTTTTACTTTTATTAGTCGCTGTTAAAATTGGGTTAATCTTGAATAGACTAGCTAATTTCCATGGTAAATGTGTTCTtcctgttgttgtttttttctaaAATTCTTATGCACTGAGAAAAATTTCGCAACAGCCCAGGACCCTAACGGCGTTGCTAATATTTGTTCGTACGCCAGGCTAATCAACCCGAGGACCTCAATCTTTGTTAGGTAAAAATCAGACCAGACACCCAAATTGACAATGAACACAAAccttaaaacttttccttccCAACCTAACTCTTCCTCTTTACTAATTTTATGAACCAAGAGCACAAAATTTCCACTTTTGGTTCTCAATCAATAGAAGTCAACTATTCCAACCACATTTTCTGAAGAAAGTCAAGCTTGTGTTgaccaaaaatgtaatttcacaAACAAGTAACGTAATTCCCGCGCTAAAATTTCTTGGTTAGGAAATCACTTTCAAATGTTCGTTTCATCTTAAAACTCGGAGAAATTTCTATctgtcatttttcaatttttgttcaaaaatcaaaaaagttcCCTAAAAAAGAATTCATTTTGAGTCTCCTTCTCAAAATCACAGCTCTTGCCGGAAACAAAAAAAATGGCACAGTCAAATCCAGGTTTAAGAAGGCCACCGGGGTACACAGACCCATCAGTACAATCTCACAAGAAACCAACAAGTATCCCAAGATCACAAATCCCGCCGTCGTTCCAGCCGAAGCGGAAACGCCGTtcgtgttgttgttgctgttgttgtacgATCATAAGTTTAATTCTATTCCTTTTGATCATCTTTGCGATTTTCGGTACATTGTTTTACGTTTGGTTTCAACCGAAACTACCTACATTTCATTTGCAATCTATCAAAACACCACAGTTCAACGTGTCTATCACGCCCGACGGAACGTATCTTGATGCTCTGACGGATGTCAGGTTCGAAACGACGAATCCGAATTCAAAACTGGAGTTTGCTTACGATGATATTGCGGTGAGGATATCGTACGAAGATGATGCCGATTTAGGTACGGCGGTTGTACCGGCTTTTACACAAGGGAGCAGGAACATAACTATATTGAATTTCGAGACTAGTACAAAACATTTGTTGATTGATGATGATATGGGATTAAGGTTGAAGAATCAGTTGCATGATAATAATATGGTTGTTGATGTTGAGGTTAAAACTAGAGTTGGTGTTGGTATTGAGAGCTGGAAGCTGGGTATGATGGATGTTAAGGTTGTTTGTGAAAATGTCCAGGTTAAGTCTAGTGGTGGTGCTAACCCTAAATGCAAGATTAATTTGCTCAAATGGTAAGAACTCTTGATTGTTATATAGTCAATCCTCTGTAACTagattgatgctaatagtttcgATAAAATGATATACTTATCATGCAGGGCATATGCTTTTTTCGTGAAGTTATCTGATACTTGTTCCTATATATCTTGCAGGATTAACATACATTAGTATGGCAACCAACTCAACGAGGATTATATAGCTAGGGGCCAAATAGCAACTTATCCTAAAGTATTATTTACATTTCTATttgtaatcaaaaaaaaaaaaaaaaaaaaaaaaacttctcattttcttttcatgtataatttaagataccaacaaaaaaagagaaaagaaaaatcaagaaaagaaaaaaacgttCCTGTGTACTTTATGATTCATTTAATGTATGTATCGCTTTTAATGGTATTACAAGATTTGCATATCTGCATTAGACAATTGCAGGAGTTTGCTGGTTAATAGACATCCTCTTTTGAGCAGCAAAGATTCATATCACAAAAGCGAAGAGTGTAAGGAAAAGCGGAAACAGTTGCTTCTATTTTACAAGACctcaaaacaaaaaaatctcTTGGTCTTTGTTTCCCAATCTTTAATTCCAGCTCCGGCACCGGCACCAATTGTTGGTTGTTTCTTAGGATACTCGGAAGGAAGAAAGTAATGATTTACCAACACCATTCAAACACGGGATTGTAGCAATTTAGGGAAGTTTCTATGGATCATGGTTGGTCACTTTCTTCAAAGTATTCTGAGAATCATGCACGGAAAAGAAAAAACGTTTTGCAAAAATTTAAACTATAGTAGATATAATTTAATAAGTCAGAGCATGGCATAATCTTTACTTTGGTTCTACATATTTTGTCCGAAGTTTGCATAATTCTTCAATCAATTATTTTGAATTCTTAGCTATAGTATTTGGCTTCTCAAGGAGATTGCAGGTGGGGATTGAGTTTGTGTCCATGTTTAAAATTGCAAGCAGTAACATTGAGATTTAGACTAGATGTGgcagaattatttattttctaataAAATTAACTTCACCGTGGTAAAAAAGAATTATTTAGAAAAATAACTAATGTTATTacagtaataataaaataagtataTTGTAAACGACTAGATATTCCTATAAGACAAGAAGTGGTGATTATAAAAGCTTCACTGGAACTTTTGTCTGAACCACGGATCCCGGTAACAATTTTCAGGTTGGTTTGAGTTTCAGATTTTCGAATAACAATAATGCGGAAGATTCATAAAGAAGATAATTAGTAGCCCCATTTAAACTTGATATGTGTAACCCTCTTACAAGTTGGGAAGTTCCAAAAATTCTAATAACAGTTTCCTCCCTCATCTCAACTTTTACCATTCTAGTTTCATTTTGATTATCTTTCGAATTTGGAAGGACATTCACATTTAATTTGTAACTAAGTGTGCATGTATGTTTCGGGATTCATTGCTTAAAACTGATACTTATAGGCCAAGGGCGAACCTGTATTTGATGATGTTGCTCACAAAATTACTTGTTTGAAAACTCATTTCTTTTGAAAACAAGACTTTGCTgtaacatgaatttgttaatatttaattaatatttttgaacTCTGAACCTTGAAGCCGTATGAGCTAAATTTGGTGTGCACTTTGTCACGAATGTTCGCATGACATTTAAAtttcatactccctccgttctattTTACTCGATGTTCTAgggatttttgtgtgtttcaaaatAGATGATAGTTTTACTATTTTTCCAATATTCTTACTGATTTATCCTTGCTTTGGAATCACATAATATCATTAATTTTTATTGTAATCAGTATTATAATTTTTAAATCTACTCTAATCTTTTATTATGttactaaaagatggagaatttTGTAGTATATTACTATGGGATTGATAATTTTCCTAGAATTTGGAACCTAAAAACTAGGTAATTTAAATCTTTAAGAAGGAATTAATATGTGTAGAATTGGAAAGATTTTACTCTCTCTGATATTTCTTAATCTCCGTGAAAATCTCTACAATGTCAAGTAAATCAGAACGAAGGGAATATATCGTAAGAATTTACGGACATTCACGCTCCTTTGAAAAGGCGGCAGTGGAAGAGAAAAATGGGCTATGGTTCTTATGAACAGAAAATAATAAGTACATGGTATGTACAGTGTAGCTAGGGATTTTACGTGGTTCATGTTAAACCGTTGAACAGTATCGAACCGATGCCGTAAAATAAAAACGGAACCGAGTGGATTATCCAATGACTTGGGATGATGTTAGTATTATGTCAACAATATTTCATTTTCACCCGTTACGTCTTGGCCTAACCTAGACTCACGTCATGTGTGaaatcttttaatgtgtttgacATGAAAAGAATCACACGTCCAAACAAGTTCATGGATTGATTGTTGTTAGGCCTTGGGTATGTTTCAGAATTTGAATAGTTTActgttaaaacaaaacaaaattggttaaaaaaaccaaaatcaacgaTTCCTGGGTGAAAAATACATGtagaatttgatattgtttaaattgacgagaatgtaaaaatagtcaggatgtaaacagtttcatcctacccatttccaaatactttttcttatttttaatttacattaggatgcattcaatttcatcctcgctcttttttaaatttaagccatGATGAATCCAGTTccattcttgttattttttttgtgtctgatagacacatttttgtgtccgatttgtctcgattctatatattgttagggctcatttttgtacttattattttgttttatttatctgtaggtatttttggctaataaacatttttggaaaaaattggctcgaaaagttgtcggaaagcacccggagaacatttgctattcggactctcactttggataaggggtaacctaattactaaggggcatcccatttccaagcagttgctaatcgcacccttactctggataaggggcaaccatcttcaacattcaaaaaaaaaaaaaggattttggcggcaaaaaagtgtagttaaagagcagttttggaaatcgtgatttggaggagtttgaggtcgattaaacctctgattttcataggatagactccttataggtctaggaatctgatatgggtattTAAATCGATTatattgggctcaatcgacggatttttctcacaataagaaaatatggaaagtcacgtgtgtgacctgttttagggcattttagagagattaaaacgctgtaaaccttcccaaaaatttgtatatatctaaggaagaatttagaataaaaaagaaagctcaaaaacgcgtagaaatcctaaaacaagaaattgtagcaacttggtcgtgaagagaaggaaagagattttggaagatttgggagagatttaatcggtatttttgatataaatagatttcttGGGTCATATAAAAGAGTTGTCGAGAGTTTAgaaacctaaggagagccagagaagaagaaatcagagctttaccaaactctgtttctgctgctgctgctgttgaagaagaagaacagctgaagaacattgacccccgacagacagtcgcagaaaagtgtcactgtttaacatctgaagaacattaagcggTTCGGGGCAGTCttatttcagggcagtcttaaatcagcgacaaagcaatagttttctgtaacagtttcattgtaacagctgttttgcaacacaaATACAATGTTgtaaacagtctgtgttattaatttccactcttttaatcatcgtttgagcaacaaacacatattttgagatcatgattaatatgaggagctacaCCACATTGttaaggcgatagaggaagctattttcccaacaaaaaagtggtatattctattttatctttttatttgcaataattatatgattatttgccttgaactattattgaatatgatttttatttgagtgattgtgatttattttgatggagtatgcttagttttaatacttttgatgcttcatacttggtatttacaattattacttttgaaaatctacttgttgcaatattttagaatcaaattaaacaagtaaattgcttaaatataagtattggtttaatcactttgaacttggaaaatagtggaatcttagcctcggtgtttcttttagtattgatatcatctttgattgagttttctataatttttagtgggttttctattttaatattaggatttaagtctaattaatatccttcacaagtctgagaatcgaacaacTTTGACCACTAATTCCAATTCTAATTCTAATCGACATTAGTGCATTTTGTTAAAATCCGACGAGAGATTGAAACATATCTTTGAAGACGATGAATTCTGACGTGACGATGATCAATATTCATACAAAGAAAATCAATGGCTATTGAAATGGATCGTGATTACGAAGATTAGCATAAACTACTTCTTCTGCTCTGTATTTTatcttaaaaaggaagaaatcttTAAATGGTTTAAGATCAATCAATATACCATTATTCTGATTAGTCTTTTCTATTTTATTGGGTTTTATGTAGATCAAAATATTCACATTGTAAATTATTTTTATCAATCTGCAATGTATTATGATCAAACACGAGGTTTTCAAAATTACTTACGACAGTTTCCACCATCATCTCGACTTTTAACTATTTAATTTTCATTCTTGAATGTTGCTTCTTCTTCCAAACATCGTAACCTTGTTTACAATAAAGTTTCGAGCCAAGTAATGTAAGTTCTGGGATCTATTGCTTAAATATTGATACTGTGATTGTCCATATCGTATATGTCCACTCACCAAAATTACATGCTAAAAGGCCGATCCAACCAGATACGAAGGTTTCGATAGATGTTGGAAACCAGGTGGGCCCTTCCCCACCGTGGAGTACCATGTCACCTATCTCTGTCCTACATTTTTGTCCCGCATCCATCCTATCCTTTTCTCTTTGAATCTGTCGGTGTTTATTAGTATTTTCGTTAAGAAATTAAAACAAGAGTCTTTTGCGGTATGGTACGAATTTGTTACATTTGGATCACGGTTGGCCACTGTCTTCGGTGTTATCTGCCAATCAAACAATAGTGAGAAAAACAAAATTCAGCGACCACAAACAAGAGCATGGCAGTATCTTTTCTCCTATCACCACGACCAACATGTGGCTTCTTCCTTTAatttttactccctccgtcctactaTTAAGTGgacctatttatttttagatttggtctcattattaagtgacctatatcactaaaaaaagaaatatttttaaaattttctttttaattgatataagaaatatgcataatttgataggcgtATTTATAGTCgttgcgtaggtgttttaaaatgtttttcaatggtatgaagtttgagaatccgtggtgtagtttgagagataaagcatttcaaaatttcactaattattatccataagggtataactgTAAAATATGCTTAAATATACTCTTTTCTCTTATTTGGAATAGGTcgcttaatagtgggacggagggagtacttccGAATAAGGGGCTTGTTTTTATCAATTTTGTTTGAAACAATTATAACATATGGATTAGTGGCTTTGTTTTTGGTCTTGGGATCCCGAAGTAGCCATGGAACATGCTAGACCTTCGGACAAAATCACCTGGCAATACGAGGGGTTTGGGAATTACGCGCGGATTTGGCTTTGGCAGAAATGTGAGTCATGATTTTGACTTCAAAATAATCATCAAACCAACTTTTGCTTTATTAGAgttagaattttgatttttcatggtTCAAGAACGGGAAGAGAACAAAAAAACGGGAAACAGAAAaaataatttacaagaaataaagaaattgctCAAAATTTTGTTACCAAAGATTTCTCCTAAATATTTATAGACAAATAGAGATTTCTCGTGAAACTGAAAAATATTGCTCGGCCACATACTTACGCTAGGTATCAGGCACACTTTTAATGTCCGCTCGACTAAATTTGATTTTGGTCCGGATATCGTACCAAATATAGTCTGATATTTGGTTTTAGTCTGATTTTTAATCTTTAATTCGTTCGACTGCGTGTGGTTTCTGgaccaaaattttggttttaaatgtcCATTGTGAATGCTCTTAGAAACCTCATTTCCTTTTTCTAAAAACAAGACTTGGCCCTGATTAACATGTATTTGTTTCGACACGTCAGGGATATTTAAATAAAATTAGATCGATGTGAATCATAAAAATTTGTTACTTAAATTTTGTTTGAATTTTGAACCATAACTCATCTACCATAGACCAGTAACTTTCAATCCAACCCGACCCAGAACCTTAAATGGTCGTGGAATTATTCGAATATTGAAGTCCGATTCTACGCATATTTTTTGACAAATATTCATCCTTTGATTAAATTATGGTAACATGTTATGTAAGACGACATTCTTAGCGCGCAAAGTTTGATACGACATTCTTTGCGTGTTCAAATAAAAAGTAACTAACCAGTTATCCAATTTGAACGATGTTACCCTAACATGTTATGTGAGACGACATACTTAACGTGTTCAAGTTGGATAACTGGTTAGTTACTCTTTATTCGAGTGAGAATGTCAAATAAAAAAGTGTGCGTCAAGTTAGATTCCAAATTAATATTGTGAAATTGGTTATGGATCCATTGACTGTGGTCACCCACAAACAAGTAATAAATATTAAGCATAAAATGGCTATATTAACAAAGTAGTTTTCTTTTAATAACTAATTAAAAAATAACTTACAAGAACAGCTTAGGCAGAAAAAAAGAGTAAAAACAAAGTAGTTTTCTCCCAATGTAacctatttattattttttaaaaatgcAATTGATGATGACAGTGTGCTGAAAATATTAACCCATTGATAATCCTAGGTATAACAGTCGTACAGAGCATCCAACTTCAGAACTACTTTCAACAATTTCCTCCATCATCTATTGAGCGAAGCCAATATATAAGTTTTGGTTTATCccattaaaaagatgttgtgtttgaccaTCTTGTATTTTTCATGTTGTTCACTAAGTGACATATTAGAAAACAAATTTATGTTTTAAAACATGCTATATCGTATGAATTTGTTACATGAACTTTGCAAGGATGCTAATGGGGATACTAATTTGTTTGGGGGTGTATCAACCCCAAGGCATATACTGTTTTGTCTTACGTGTATTTTGGTACACCCCTAAACAATCCGGTCCCCCTATCAGCACTCCTGGAACTTTGGGCACACATACACGGTTCCATCCCCATCCACTCTGGAGTACAGTGTGGCCAAatctgtcaaaaaaaaaaaaaaattatatggacTTAATCCAACTACTCTCTAGGAGATTGCAGTTGGTCTAGGATTGGGGCACGTttgtaaattacaaaataaaatatctttgtttcataaaaaattaatttttcaacTTCTAAAAATCGTATTCAAATCCGATACCCAAACTAATTTGCGGGCGTTTCGATTTCTAAAAGTCAAAAGGTAACCTTTTAATTGTTATCCAAGCAGGCTATAGGTATTTGTGTGGATGTTTAAAACGACATTAGATTCctgatactgatgatgaagaacaaagCTGAATGACACTTCGTTTTCTATCAGTGGCACACTGAAACAAATTGGGCGTCGTGTAGGTATATATATCATGGATGCAGGAAAAAGcaaccagaaaaaaaaaagtcagtGAGAGAATCTCCTGTCCattttataatttatttattggTGAATTGTTCACGCACGTAAAATTAAAGTGCCGGTGCAAATGATCAAATTTGCAGATTCAGTTCTTTGTTTCTTGCTTCTAAGTTGAAATTAAACTTTGGGTATTCTTCGGAATCGTCACACCTTTGATTAGTGTTGGATAAATAGTCGTATTCCTTCCGAATTAACTGTTTCGGAAAAAACAATCATATTTTGGTCCCAAATACCTCTTCCCCATTGTTGAGGTGATGGTGATGAAGTGGTGATGGCGGCGGTGGCTATACCCAAGAAAGAAAATGATGAACCCTTCTAGGAAATATGATGTAACGATTCTGAATGTGTGCTGAAATTCTGGTGCCATGTGACGATTAGGTACTTCCATGGCTTGATTTAACTATGATATGCGACATATCTCCCTGGTGAATGGTCTAGTGGCCATTCTAAAAGAATTTTGTAATGGTGTGTGATTGTTTAGTGAACCGTTATAAGGAAGCGTTATTGTTTTTGATAATACTCTTAAATCTAATTAACAACAAAAAAGATAGAAAACCCAGCTACTCAGGTAAATCAATACACTATAATGAAAAAAGTTATGGAGAAGCCCCATCGGAATATTGCATGTAGGAGGAATAACTCATGGGAATTCACCGAAagaaaccaatattttgagaGAAAAAATCTAATATTAATGGCTTGTATTTGTTATTAATAATGTTTCTATTGAACTACCACCACCAGTTTCTGCCATGATTTTATCGAAGAAGAAACCATTATTTGGTTGGGGTTTGCATTTTTCTTTCCCTTCTCTTTCCACACGAAGGGAGGCGAAGTTTCTTTTATTCATTTCATCTAACGGCAATAACGAGCATTGCTAACCTACATATTAGTGTTATACACGATCACACGGCTGTGATTTCCGATTGATACATGTGGATGATTTTTAAGGTTAAGATTCTTTTTATGGTGTTATCTGGGATATTACATATTAGGGATGCAAGCATGGGTTTCGGACTTGTTTTCTACCTGATTGGGCTTGTGTGCAAATGAAGTTGAACATGCCCAATCAAAATAGCTGGTTGGATTCCACAAACAATTCTTTCCGGTTCATGCTATGCTAATACTTGGTTGAATGTCGCCAGATCTTTAGAAGGAAGAAAATAATGATTTAAGGACGCGCACTTAAACATTATATTTAGCAATTTAGGGCAGTTTTTATTAAGAACTTTGGTTGCATTTGGATTTGAAGTTTTAATTTCCATGATAACTTAATATACCCTAAAAAACTACTTGCATCAGCTATTAGTATTAGACATGTAGTAGGATATAGCTTTTCTGACTTTAAAACTACTTGCATCAGCTTCCTCCCTCATCtcaattttctataattttttttgttcgtGTTCGATTGTTTCTTCTTCCTAACAATTAGCATTCTAATTTTTGCATAGAATAAAATCTAGGGCTAAGTGTATTTATAAGTTTTGAGATGTATGGCTTAATATCTTTATTGTGATTGTCGAGCATGTACATGTTGTTGTTGTCCACCAAAGTTACATCTTTGAAAGCACATTTTTTTTAAACAAGAATTTTGTTATTTCATATGAATGTTTTACATGAACTTTAAGTTAATTAGATGGTGCATAAGTATTTGCAGACTAAAATTGTTAAATTAGGTATACAACTTCAAGAATATTGATTCAGAATGCCGATTACCGAATTAGGATCAAATTGACTTTTATTTTGACTCTGATATCAAGCCAAGTCTTGGTTGGTGAGAAGTTGACTTGTCCAGTTCGAGGGAATGGATGGACTAAAGCATATCACTTGTATTTCGTTGGCATGAATGGTAAGTAACTAGTATGATACAAATGTAAGAAGACGACCTAATTTAAAGCTAGTTTTGATTCGCTTTCGCTCATTAATTACGGGAGATCCCAATAAAACTAGGCCATAAAACTATACTCCGCCAATTTTATTAAATAGCTAAACCAGAC
Proteins encoded in this window:
- the LOC113339642 gene encoding NDR1/HIN1-like protein 6 yields the protein MAQSNPGLRRPPGYTDPSVQSHKKPTSIPRSQIPPSFQPKRKRRSCCCCCCCTIISLILFLLIIFAIFGTLFYVWFQPKLPTFHLQSIKTPQFNVSITPDGTYLDALTDVRFETTNPNSKLEFAYDDIAVRISYEDDADLGTAVVPAFTQGSRNITILNFETSTKHLLIDDDMGLRLKNQLHDNNMVVDVEVKTRVGVGIESWKLGMMDVKVVCENVQVKSSGGANPKCKINLLKWINIH